Proteins co-encoded in one Seriola aureovittata isolate HTS-2021-v1 ecotype China chromosome 1, ASM2101889v1, whole genome shotgun sequence genomic window:
- the copb1 gene encoding coatomer subunit beta, with protein sequence MTAAENVCYTLINVPSDSEPPSEVSLKADLEKGEIKAKTEALKKVIIMILNGEKLPGLLMTIIRFVLPLQDHTIKKLLLVFWEIVPKTTPDGKLLQEMILVCDAYRKDLQHPNEFIRGSTLRFLCKLKESELLEPLMPAIRACLEHRHSYVRRNAVLAIYTIYRNFEHLIPDAPELIHDFLVNEKDASCKRNAFMMLIHADQDRALDYLSTCIDQVHTFGDILQLVIVELIYKVCHANPSERARFIRCIYNLLQSSSPAVKYEAAGTLVTLSSAPTAIKAAAQCYIDLIIKESDNNVKLIVLDRLIELKEHPTHERVLQDLVMDILRVLSTPDLEVRKKTLQLALDLVSSRNVEELVIVLKKEVIKTNNVTEHEDTDKYRQLLVRTLHSCSVRFPDMAANVIPVLMEFLSDTNEAAAADVLEFVREAIQRFDNLRPLIIEKMLEVFHAIKTVKIYRGALWILGEYCSTKEDIQSVMTEVRRSLGEIPIVDNEIKKETGEVKPEDEVSAAPAQKLVTEMGTYVTQSALSSSRPSKKEEDRPPLRGFLMDGDFYVAASLATTLTKVALRYVAIVQDKKKQNSFVAEAMLIMVTVLHLGKSSLPKKPITDDDVDRISLCLKVLSECSPLMNDIFNKECRKSLSHMLTVRLEEEKLSQKKESEKRNVTVQADDPISFMQLTAKNEMTSKEDQFQLSLLAAMGNTQRKEAADPLASKLNKVTQLTGFSDPVYAEAYVHVNQYDIVLDVLVVNQTSDTLQNCTLELATLGDLKLVEKPSPLTLAPHDFANIKANVKVASTENGIIFGNIVYDVSGAASDRNCVVLSDIHIDIMDYIQPASCTDAEFRQMWAEFEWENKVTVNTNITDLNEYLQHILKSTNMKCLTPEKALSGFCGFMAANLYARSIFGEDALANVSIEKPIHLGPEAPVNGHIRIRAKSQGMALSLGDKINLSQKKTNV encoded by the exons ATGACGGCTGCAGAGAACGTTTGTTACACTCTGATCAATGTTCCATCTGACTCGGAGCCCCCATCCGAAGTCAGCTTAAAAGCTGATCTAG AAAAAGGGGAGATCAAGGCAAAGACTGAAGCCCTGAAGAAGGTCATCATCATGATCCTGAATGGTGAGAAGTTGCCAGGACTGCTGATGACCATCATCCGCTTCGTGCTGCCGCTTCAGGACCACACCATCAAGAAGCTACTGCTGGTTTTCTGGGAGATTGTCCCCAAAACAACTCCAGATGGCAAGCTGCTTCAGGAGATGATCCTGGTCTGTGATGCCTACAGAAAG GACCTGCAGCATCCCAATGAGTTCATTCGTGGCTCCACTCTGCGTTTTCTGTGCAAGCTGAAGGAGTCTGAGTTGCTTGAGCCCCTCATGCCAGCGATCCGGGCCTGCCTAGAGCACCGTCACAGCTATGTGCGCCGCAATGCTGTCCTGGCCATTTACACCATCTATAG GAACTTTGAACATCTCATCCCAGATGCTCCAGAGTTGATCCATGATTTTCTTGTCAATGAGAAAGATGCCAGCTGTAAGAGAAATGCGTTCATGATGCTGATTCATGCAGATCAG GATCGAGCTCTGGATTACCTCAGCACATGTATTGACCAAGTGCACACTTTTGGTGACATTCTTCAGTTGGTCATTGTGGAGCTGATTTACAAA GTTTGCCATGCTAACCCCTCCGAGCGCGCCCGGTTTATCCGCTGCATCTACAACCTGCTGCAGTCCTCCAGCCCCGCTGTTAAGTATGAGGCTGCTGGCACTCTTGTAACTCTCTCCAGTGCTCCCACAGCCATTAAG GCTGCTGCCCAGTGCTACATTGATTTAATTATCAAGGAGAGTGACAACAATGTGAAGCTGATTGTTCTTGATCGCCTGATTGAACTGAAGGAGCATCCCACTCATGAGCGTGTGCTCCAG GATCTTGTGATGGACATCCTGCGTGTTCTCAGCACTCCTGACCTGGAGGTCAGAAAGAAGACCTTGCAGCTGGCACTGGACCTTGTTTCCTCTCGCAATGTAGAAGAG TTGGTGATTGTTTTGAAGAAAGAGGTGATCAAGACAAACAACGTAACAGAACATGAAGACACTGATAAATACAGGCAGCTGTTGGTACGCACTCTCCACTCTTGCAGCGTGCGCTTCCCTGACATGGCGGCCAATGTCATACCTGTG CTGATGGAGTTTCTAAGTGACACTAAtgaggcagctgctgctgatgtgctgGAGTTTGTACGGGAGGCCATTCAGAGATTTGACAACTTGAGACCCCTCATCATCGAGAAGATGCTGGAAGTCTTTCACGCCATCAAAACTGTCAA gaTCTACAGGGGAGCTCTGTGGATCCTAGGAGAATACTGCAGCACCAAGGAAGACATCCAGAGTGTGATGACAGAAGTACGCAGGTCTTTGGGAGAG ATCCCAATTGTAGATAATGAGATAAagaaggagacaggagaggTGAAGCCAGAGGATGAAGTGAGTGCAGCTCCAGCCCAGAAGCTGGTGACAGAGATGGGCACCTATGTGACACAGAGTGccctcagctcctccaggcCTTCGAAGAAAGAGGAAGATAG ACCTCCACTCAGAGGCTTCCTGATGGATGGAGACTTCTACGTGGCAGCTTCCCTGGCCACTACACTAACCAAAGTGGCCTTGCGCTATGTTGCTATTGTtcaagacaaaaagaaacaaaat TCGTTTGTTGCAGAGGCCATGCTGATCATGGTCACTGTGCTGCACCTGGGCAAGTCTTCTCTGCCCAAGAAGCCAATTACAGACGATGATGTGGACCGCATCTCGTTGTGCCTGAAGGTCCTGTCAGAGTGCTCACCACTTATGAATGACATTTTCAACAAGGAGTGCCGCAAATCACTGTCACATATGCTGACTGTCAGACTGGAGGAAGAGAAGCTGTCACAGAAG AAAGAATCTGAGAAACGTAATGTAACAGTACAGGCAGACGACCCCATCTCCTTCATGCAGCTCACAGCCAAAAATGAGATGACTTCTAAGGAGGACCAGTTCCAGCTCAGTCTGCTGGCTGCTATGGGCAACACTCAGAGGAAAGAGGCTGCTGATCCCCTGGCTTCAAAACTCAACAAG GTAACCCAGCTGACAGGCTTCTCAGACCCGGTGTATGCTGAAGCCTATGTTCATGTCAACCAGTATGACATTGTGTTGGACGTGCTGGTGGTCAACCAAACCAGTGATACTCTCCAGAACTGCACCCTTGAGCTGGCCACTTTAG GTGATCTCAAGTTGGTTGAGAAACCTTCACCTCTAACTCTGGCTCCTCATGATTTTGCTAACATCAAGGCCAATGTCAAGGTGGCCTCTACTGAGAATGGCATTATATTTGGCAACATAG TCTATGATGTGTCGGGAGCTGCTAGCGACAGAAACTGCGTCGTCCTCAGTGACATCCACATTGACATCATGGACTACATCCAGCCAGCTTCCTGCACTGATGCAGAATTCAGACAGATGTGGGCAGAGTTTGAGTGGGAAAACAAG GTGACAGTGAACACCAATATCACCGATCTGAACGAATACCTCCAGCACATCCTCAAGTCCACCAACATGAAGTGTCTGACTCCAGAGAAG GCACTGTCTGGCTTCTGTGGCTTCATGGCTGCCAACCTTTATGCTCGTTCTATCTTTGGAGAAGATGCCCTGGCTAATGTCAGCATCGAGAAGCCCATCCACCTGGGGCCTGAGGCACCTGTCAACGGACACATACGCATTAGAGCCAAAAGTCAG GGGATGGCCTTGAGCCTCGGTGACAAGATCAACCTCTctcaaaaaaagacaaatgtctGA